A segment of the Halanaerobiales bacterium genome:
TATAAATTCACATTACTTAACTATAACTATTTAATCTTTTTTTCACATAATCCCGATTATCAGATCTTCTTAAAGTTGTCTGTCTATCAATAAGTCCATTTTTATATAAATCAATTAAATAATTATCCATTACCATCATTCCATATTTTGCTCCAGTCTGCATTACAGATCTTAATTGATGACTTTTTCCATCTCTTACAATATTTTTTACAGCTGGTGTTCCAATTAAAACTTCTAGTGCAGCAACTCTACCTTCCTCATCTGCCCTCGGTAATAACTGCTGTGATATAACACCTTTTAAAGTTGAAGCCAACTGGACTCTAACCTGTTCCTGATGTTCTCCGGGAAAAACATCAATAATTCTATCAATAGTTTTGGGAGCATCATTTGTGTGTAAGGTAGCTAAAACAAGGTGACCGGTTTCTGCAGCCTGTAAAGCAATAGAAATTGTATCTAAGTCTCTCATCTCACCAACAAGGATTACATCCGGATCCTGTCTTAAGGAAGATCTTAAACCATCTGCAAAAGATGTTGTATCTATTCCAACTTCTCTTTGATGTATAATACATTTTTGATGTTCATGTAAATACTCTATTGGATCTTCTAAAGTTATAACATGTCTTCTTTTATTTCTATTCATCTCATCTATCATTGCTGCTAAAGTAGTTGATTTACCACTACCAGTAGGTCCCGTACACAAAATAAGTCCCATTCTCTGTAAGGCTAATTTTTTTAAAACTTCTGGATGATTGAGTTCATCAATAGTTGGAATATCTTTTGGAATAACTCTTAAAGCTAAACTTACAGCACCTCTTTGA
Coding sequences within it:
- a CDS encoding type IV pilus twitching motility protein PilT; translated protein: MKIDNLLKEVVDDENVSDLHLSVNSKPIIRYNGDIKILEKYDKKFSPEELKEIARDLTDDKQWEEFQEKGEIDFSYSVPGFSRFRVNAYYQRGAVSLALRVIPKDIPTIDELNHPEVLKKLALQRMGLILCTGPTGSGKSTTLAAMIDEMNRNKRRHVITLEDPIEYLHEHQKCIIHQREVGIDTTSFADGLRSSLRQDPDVILVGEMRDLDTISIALQAAETGHLVLATLHTNDAPKTIDRIIDVFPGEHQEQVRVQLASTLKGVISQQLLPRADEEGRVAALEVLIGTPAVKNIVRDGKSHQLRSVMQTGAKYGMMVMDNYLIDLYKNGLIDRQTTLRRSDNRDYVKKRLNSYS